In the genome of Bacteroidales bacterium, one region contains:
- a CDS encoding sulfatase-like hydrolase/transferase yields MNIIPKIRLFNPMRLFLFLLFTICLAVNDVAPQVAETGRQPNIIHILAGDVGYDDMGCYGSTTILTPNLDRLAAEGVRLTGFYSPHGSGTASRAAILTGRYAPRMNKGKGIPALTPESENGLDPSAEVTIAALLKSKGYTTGIIGSWQLGHLAKYLPANQGFEYFMGIPYAKDLGPEQPGGTGLNDYPPIPLIRDTLILKYCSNPDLAELPALFRQEACRFIRDAAGKGKPFYLLFAPVETQVPWFIPQGFDADGPAGNFGDAVSFMDLSTGAILKTLKEIGIEQNTLIVFSSDNGPQINRDKELETCYGKYARTDTSRVHLLRGGKDQSRYEGGVRVPCILRWPGVIPGKTTSDMIAAGFDLFATFAAAAGTPLPSGVIIDGKSLLPALTGQQTEPVHLLFFGFEPDGMLMSVRYKNWKLAVPSIQTGGAPELGDYELYQLEKDPGERFNVAPRFPEIVDQLRQFGEKAKAALRDNGKMPQKNFIE; encoded by the coding sequence ATGAACATAATTCCTAAGATCCGGCTTTTCAATCCGATGCGGTTATTTCTGTTCCTGCTCTTTACGATATGCCTTGCTGTTAACGATGTGGCGCCCCAGGTTGCGGAGACAGGCAGGCAGCCCAACATCATCCATATCCTTGCCGGCGACGTCGGCTATGATGATATGGGATGCTATGGATCCACCACGATACTGACGCCCAACCTCGACAGGCTTGCTGCGGAAGGAGTCCGCCTTACGGGTTTTTACTCGCCTCATGGTTCAGGCACTGCCAGCCGGGCTGCGATCCTGACCGGAAGGTACGCACCGAGGATGAACAAAGGGAAAGGCATTCCCGCTCTTACTCCGGAATCAGAAAACGGACTGGATCCTTCTGCCGAAGTTACCATTGCGGCCTTACTGAAATCAAAAGGATACACCACCGGAATCATCGGCAGCTGGCAACTTGGACACCTGGCTAAATATCTTCCTGCTAATCAAGGATTTGAATATTTTATGGGGATACCCTATGCAAAGGACCTCGGCCCGGAACAGCCCGGGGGAACAGGATTGAATGATTACCCTCCCATTCCGCTCATCCGGGATACGCTCATCTTAAAATACTGCAGCAACCCGGATCTGGCTGAACTACCGGCGCTTTTCAGGCAGGAAGCGTGCCGGTTCATCCGCGATGCGGCCGGTAAGGGCAAACCTTTCTACCTCCTGTTTGCACCTGTTGAAACGCAAGTGCCCTGGTTCATTCCCCAGGGTTTCGATGCGGATGGACCTGCAGGAAACTTCGGAGATGCCGTCAGCTTTATGGACCTTTCCACCGGGGCCATCCTGAAAACGTTGAAGGAAATAGGGATCGAACAAAACACGCTGATCGTCTTTTCCTCAGACAATGGCCCGCAAATCAACCGGGATAAAGAATTGGAGACGTGTTACGGGAAATATGCCCGCACGGATACCAGCCGTGTCCACCTGCTCAGGGGAGGCAAGGATCAGTCAAGGTACGAAGGGGGGGTGCGTGTGCCCTGCATCCTGCGCTGGCCTGGTGTCATCCCCGGCAAAACAACATCGGATATGATCGCCGCAGGATTTGACCTGTTCGCAACATTTGCTGCCGCAGCAGGAACACCGTTACCTTCCGGGGTGATCATCGACGGGAAGAGCCTGTTGCCGGCGCTTACCGGGCAGCAAACCGAACCCGTGCACCTGCTGTTTTTTGGATTTGAACCGGATGGCATGCTGATGAGCGTGAGGTATAAAAACTGGAAGCTGGCCGTACCTTCCATCCAGACAGGCGGGGCTCCGGAGCTGGGGGATTATGAACTTTACCAGCTGGAGAAGGACCCGGGGGAACGGTTCAATGTGGCGCCCAGGTTCCCTGAAATTGTTGATCAGTTACGGCAATTCGGCGAGAAAGCGAAAGCAGCCCTGCGCGACAATGGTAAAATGCCGCAAAAGAATTTCATCGAATGA
- a CDS encoding nitrilase-related carbon-nitrogen hydrolase, producing the protein MQDITLTLIQADLIWGDRQANLQKFTERLQQIPAPADIIVLPEMFTTGFVVEPESLAETTDGPSMQWLKEQASLRQALITGSIIIQKDGHYLNRMIWMRPDGTWDYYDKRHLFTFGGEHHRFTRGDLAPVFTYKGWKFKPLICYDLRFPVWCKNKLREATYDYDVLIDIASWPDVRRNAWTLFLASRAMENMAYAVGVNRVGKDANGVTFSGDTTVVDPLGNPLVTTEPCQEALVAVTLSFSKLTHIREHFGFGRDWDSFQISDIR; encoded by the coding sequence ATGCAAGATATAACCTTAACACTGATCCAGGCAGACCTGATCTGGGGCGACCGCCAGGCTAACCTGCAGAAGTTTACCGAGCGGCTTCAGCAGATCCCTGCACCAGCCGACATCATCGTGCTGCCGGAAATGTTCACCACGGGATTTGTGGTTGAACCGGAGTCCCTGGCTGAAACGACCGACGGTCCTTCCATGCAGTGGCTGAAAGAACAAGCGTCACTTCGTCAGGCGCTGATCACCGGGAGCATCATTATCCAAAAGGACGGACATTACCTCAATCGCATGATCTGGATGCGGCCCGATGGGACGTGGGATTACTATGATAAACGGCATCTGTTTACGTTCGGGGGCGAACACCATCGGTTCACACGAGGCGACCTGGCACCGGTTTTCACTTACAAAGGATGGAAGTTCAAGCCGCTGATCTGCTATGACCTGAGGTTCCCGGTGTGGTGCAAAAATAAACTGCGGGAAGCAACGTACGATTATGATGTGCTGATCGACATTGCCAGCTGGCCGGATGTGCGCCGGAATGCCTGGACCCTTTTTTTGGCATCGCGTGCAATGGAGAACATGGCCTATGCCGTGGGTGTCAACCGTGTCGGAAAGGACGCCAACGGAGTTACCTTTTCGGGCGACACCACCGTGGTTGACCCTCTTGGCAATCCACTGGTCACAACCGAACCCTGCCAGGAAGCCCTGGTGGCCGTGACGCTTTCATTCAGTAAACTAACGCATATCAGGGAACATTTTGGCTTCGGACGGGATTGGGATAGCTTTCAGATATCAGATATCAGATGA
- a CDS encoding glycosyltransferase family 2 protein, with translation MPIQISAVIITHNEERNIARCLESLWGIADEIVVVDSFSTDKTPQICMEYRVRFYQRAFDGYSSQKNYGNSLASHSFILSLDADEALTECLKKELLKVKEQGDQDGYQMRRMANYCGKWIRHGAWYPDAKLRVFNKEKGTWSDNLVHEEVIMAAGSRVGRLKGHLLHYSYYSIDEHISQSNRYSTLAATELHQNGASFSFLKMLVKPCFRFIRDYVFRLGFLDGMSGFIIARITAQSVMLKYAKLRLLKKGAVPVTQNP, from the coding sequence ATGCCGATACAAATTTCAGCAGTTATTATTACCCATAACGAAGAACGGAACATTGCCCGTTGCCTGGAATCCCTGTGGGGGATCGCAGACGAGATCGTGGTGGTCGATTCCTTTTCGACCGATAAAACGCCGCAGATCTGCATGGAATACAGGGTAAGATTCTACCAGAGGGCCTTTGACGGGTATTCCAGCCAGAAGAACTACGGGAATTCCCTGGCATCCCATTCCTTTATCCTGTCACTTGACGCGGATGAAGCCCTGACAGAATGCCTTAAAAAAGAACTCCTGAAGGTGAAAGAGCAGGGTGATCAGGATGGATATCAGATGCGAAGGATGGCAAATTATTGCGGCAAGTGGATCCGTCACGGAGCCTGGTATCCGGATGCCAAGCTCCGTGTTTTCAATAAAGAAAAAGGGACCTGGTCGGACAACCTGGTCCACGAAGAGGTCATCATGGCAGCAGGGTCCCGGGTTGGCAGGCTCAAGGGCCATCTTTTACACTATTCCTACTATTCCATTGATGAGCACATCAGCCAGTCGAACCGTTATTCAACGCTGGCTGCAACAGAATTGCACCAGAACGGTGCATCCTTTTCGTTTCTAAAGATGCTGGTCAAACCCTGCTTCCGGTTTATCAGGGATTATGTTTTCCGGCTGGGATTTCTGGATGGAATGTCCGGATTTATAATCGCCCGGATAACAGCGCAGTCAGTTATGCTAAAATATGCTAAATTGCGGCTTCTTAAAAAGGGAGCGGTTCCCGTCACTCAAAATCCCTGA
- a CDS encoding diacylglycerol kinase family lipid kinase gives MQEWLVIVNPNAGRRKAEKDWKQISYLLVKNDIPFKSVFTEHRDHAVKLAKKFIEAGFKKIIVVGGDGTFSETVNGVFQQKRYLPTEISLGMIPVGTGNDWARMFHIPFQYKPAIKIIRNEMMFIQDVGKVTYMNSDHPVERYFVNMTGMGYDALVAEKTNKQKERGKGGPLSYMYNIFSSLFSFKNIRYEITIDDKKIKGDVFSMNIGICKYNGGGMMQLPFADPADGLLDVTVINKVGRFTIIRNVKNLYDGSFVKIPQVQTFQGKTVHVESARKMYLEADGESLGHSPFTFEILPASLKVIVGGLPG, from the coding sequence ATGCAGGAATGGCTTGTCATAGTAAATCCCAACGCCGGCAGGCGAAAAGCAGAAAAAGACTGGAAACAGATCTCCTACCTTCTCGTTAAAAATGACATTCCCTTTAAAAGTGTATTCACCGAGCACAGGGATCATGCGGTAAAACTTGCGAAAAAATTCATTGAAGCCGGTTTCAAAAAAATCATTGTCGTGGGAGGAGATGGAACGTTCAGTGAAACGGTCAACGGAGTTTTTCAGCAGAAACGTTATCTGCCCACGGAGATCAGCCTTGGAATGATACCTGTGGGGACAGGCAACGACTGGGCGCGTATGTTCCACATTCCTTTTCAATACAAACCTGCCATTAAGATCATCCGCAACGAGATGATGTTCATCCAGGATGTCGGCAAAGTGACCTATATGAATTCCGACCATCCTGTAGAACGGTATTTTGTCAATATGACCGGAATGGGATACGATGCCCTGGTGGCAGAGAAGACCAATAAACAAAAGGAACGTGGGAAAGGAGGGCCGCTGTCGTACATGTACAATATTTTCTCCAGTCTTTTTTCGTTCAAAAATATCCGGTACGAGATCACCATTGACGATAAAAAGATCAAGGGAGATGTATTCAGCATGAATATCGGGATCTGCAAATACAATGGCGGAGGGATGATGCAACTGCCCTTCGCCGATCCGGCCGACGGTTTGCTGGATGTCACGGTGATCAATAAAGTGGGTCGCTTTACGATCATCCGCAATGTAAAGAATCTGTACGATGGTTCTTTTGTCAAGATTCCCCAGGTGCAGACTTTCCAGGGAAAGACCGTTCACGTGGAGTCAGCCCGCAAGATGTATCTGGAAGCGGATGGGGAATCCCTGGGTCATTCTCCCTTTACATTTGAGATCCTTCCTGCGAGTCTCAAGGTCATTGTTGGCGGATTGCCCGGATAA
- a CDS encoding universal stress protein, with translation MKTKPQDLILVPTDFSETCRHAVDYAAEMAQQMNFNVLLLHVITTQTRTRLKREKKGVETIIEQLAVLKKEVEKNHPIKVTYTAREGTIFDVISQVASEMKVNLMVLGTHGKKGLQYLFGSYAFKVVSQSPVPVVVIQQESGYSSFGKIVFPVTIHIESRQQVTPTIGFHRLMGSKIIVFKQSAAEILEKNQLAIITGQITERFENEKVPYEMHEAEKTSQYEQQLISFAREQKADAIVMMTDSRIDQPDFHNSSWSEKLIFNEAAIPVICINPVWLGEVYFGQ, from the coding sequence ATGAAAACAAAACCTCAAGATTTGATCCTGGTACCGACGGATTTCTCTGAAACCTGCCGGCATGCTGTTGACTACGCAGCTGAAATGGCTCAACAAATGAATTTCAACGTACTGCTATTACACGTAATCACCACCCAGACCCGGACCAGGCTCAAACGTGAAAAAAAGGGAGTGGAAACGATCATCGAACAACTGGCCGTCCTAAAGAAAGAGGTCGAAAAAAACCACCCCATCAAGGTGACCTATACAGCACGGGAAGGGACGATCTTTGATGTGATCAGCCAGGTGGCTTCCGAGATGAAGGTGAACCTGATGGTCCTGGGCACCCATGGGAAAAAGGGACTGCAGTACCTTTTCGGAAGCTATGCGTTCAAAGTGGTTTCGCAGTCTCCCGTTCCGGTGGTTGTCATTCAGCAGGAGTCGGGTTATTCATCCTTCGGTAAAATCGTTTTTCCTGTAACCATTCATATTGAATCCCGGCAGCAGGTAACCCCTACGATTGGATTTCATCGGCTGATGGGGAGCAAGATCATTGTTTTCAAGCAGAGCGCCGCGGAAATCCTTGAAAAGAACCAGCTGGCCATCATCACCGGTCAGATCACCGAGCGGTTCGAAAATGAAAAAGTGCCCTATGAGATGCACGAGGCGGAAAAAACCTCGCAGTATGAGCAGCAGCTGATCAGCTTTGCCAGGGAACAGAAAGCCGACGCCATTGTGATGATGACCGACAGCCGCATTGATCAGCCTGATTTCCATAACAGCAGCTGGAGCGAAAAACTGATCTTTAACGAAGCCGCCATCCCGGTGATCTGCATCAACCCGGTCTGGCTGGGAGAAGTCTATTTCGGTCAATGA
- a CDS encoding thioesterase family protein — MMWISKNRIAHFEIRIGDINYGGHLGNDKALLLFQDARIRFLESIGFSERHIGDQAGIILTEAHVYFRREVFLHDTLYADIAVAKVGNSSFELAYSVKRMVDEVEVLNGRTKQVAFDYERKKVTRLPEDFIRAIRQQ, encoded by the coding sequence ATGATGTGGATCAGCAAAAACCGCATCGCCCATTTCGAGATCCGCATCGGTGATATCAATTACGGCGGCCATCTCGGAAATGATAAAGCATTGCTTCTGTTCCAGGATGCAAGGATCCGGTTTCTGGAATCCATTGGTTTTTCGGAACGACATATCGGTGACCAGGCAGGCATCATCCTGACCGAAGCCCACGTGTACTTTCGCCGGGAAGTGTTCCTTCACGACACCCTTTATGCCGACATTGCCGTTGCTAAGGTGGGCAATTCCTCCTTCGAACTGGCTTATTCCGTTAAAAGGATGGTGGATGAGGTGGAGGTGCTGAACGGAAGGACAAAACAGGTGGCTTTCGATTACGAACGGAAGAAAGTGACGCGGCTGCCGGAAGATTTTATCCGGGCAATCCGCCAACAATGA